A stretch of the Coprobacillus cateniformis genome encodes the following:
- a CDS encoding UbiX family flavin prenyltransferase, whose translation MKRIVIGISGASGMPLAIHLLKMLQVTQDVETHLVLSRGAEMTILQETGMRIEDVKSLADCVYDNDNIGASIASGTFHTDGMIVVPCSMKTVAGIAQGYSDNLLLRACDVMIKEQRKLILVTRESPLSSIHLANLLSLSQLHHVMIMPPMLTYYNLPQTIEDMERHMIGKMLSQFDIEVPCFKRWQ comes from the coding sequence ATGAAAAGAATAGTGATTGGAATAAGTGGGGCAAGTGGGATGCCACTGGCTATTCATTTATTGAAAATGTTACAGGTAACTCAAGATGTTGAAACACACTTAGTGTTGAGTAGAGGGGCCGAAATGACCATTCTACAAGAAACTGGTATGAGAATTGAAGATGTGAAATCATTAGCTGATTGCGTTTATGATAATGATAATATTGGAGCAAGTATTGCAAGTGGAACCTTTCATACAGATGGTATGATTGTTGTTCCATGCTCCATGAAGACTGTTGCAGGTATTGCACAGGGCTATTCGGATAACCTATTATTGCGAGCGTGTGATGTCATGATTAAAGAACAAAGAAAACTTATTTTAGTGACAAGGGAATCTCCTCTATCATCAATTCATTTGGCTAATTTGTTGAGTTTATCTCAATTACATCATGTGATGATTATGCCACCCATGCTAACATATTATAACTTGCCTCAAACCATTGAAGATATGGAAAGACATATGATTGGGAAGATGCTTTCTCAATTCGATATTGAAGTTCCCTGCTTTAAACGCTGGCAATAA
- a CDS encoding DUF4259 domain-containing protein produces the protein MGAWDYGVFDDDTAYDALDDLKESANIVIDMEKYFNEVIKTDYVDYDKGHYALVSAAVIDSVINGTSYRCDDSYSEWIETLNEFDLTPLKQKAIQAIDSVLSHHSELNELWAENEELYTSWRNDKLGIQKRLIK, from the coding sequence ATGGGTGCATGGGATTATGGTGTGTTTGATGATGATACGGCTTATGATGCTTTAGATGATTTAAAAGAGTCAGCAAATATTGTGATTGATATGGAAAAATATTTTAACGAGGTCATAAAGACAGATTATGTCGATTATGATAAAGGACATTATGCATTAGTATCAGCTGCGGTTATAGATAGTGTCATAAATGGGACATCGTATAGATGTGATGATAGTTATAGTGAATGGATAGAGACATTAAATGAATTTGATTTGACTCCACTCAAACAAAAGGCTATACAAGCTATTGATAGTGTTCTTTCTCATCATTCTGAATTGAATGAATTATGGGCAGAAAATGAAGAATTGTATACTTCATGGCGAAATGATAAACTTGGAATACAGAAAAGACTTATAAAATAG
- a CDS encoding DUF4261 domain-containing protein has protein sequence MSEERQSVNMDEFAEKFANVYFIKLLFKEDIKIPHETLYTKLEEAFGEVDKVATGELSSYALCKHVVTYQGGEVPSQVMITNTIPFDQTTIPEMAMYQCWTCDDAKALLQSCSYEVMVGDFMAGGLEIEERCQMIAKYVDILLEVFPECIALYWPHSQKFMPVQAYVQSQWNNPKLHFLDGGLNVRFFNIQDSEDMLVDTTGLISLGIPDLQIHFHDLDHNFVIQYIYNFASYLFMNGDVVKDGETMDGRDENERWVCQHEDSLIAPRRVVLDINANQFAAGNRNQNDIINEQKCR, from the coding sequence ATGAGCGAAGAAAGACAATCAGTCAATATGGACGAATTTGCAGAGAAGTTTGCAAATGTTTATTTCATCAAATTATTATTTAAAGAAGATATCAAAATACCTCATGAAACATTATATACAAAGTTAGAAGAGGCTTTTGGTGAAGTTGATAAAGTAGCAACAGGAGAATTATCATCTTATGCATTATGCAAGCATGTTGTCACTTATCAAGGTGGAGAGGTTCCATCTCAAGTAATGATAACAAATACGATTCCCTTTGATCAAACGACTATTCCTGAAATGGCAATGTATCAATGCTGGACATGTGATGATGCTAAGGCACTTTTACAAAGTTGCAGTTATGAAGTGATGGTTGGTGATTTTATGGCTGGAGGTCTAGAGATTGAAGAGCGTTGTCAGATGATTGCTAAATATGTGGATATTTTGTTAGAGGTATTTCCAGAATGCATTGCTCTCTATTGGCCACACTCTCAAAAATTTATGCCAGTTCAAGCGTATGTGCAAAGTCAGTGGAATAATCCCAAATTACATTTCTTAGATGGAGGCTTGAATGTTCGTTTTTTTAATATTCAAGATAGTGAAGATATGTTGGTAGATACGACGGGACTTATTTCATTAGGAATCCCAGATTTACAGATTCATTTTCATGATTTAGACCACAATTTTGTGATTCAATATATTTATAATTTTGCTTCTTATTTATTTATGAATGGTGATGTTGTTAAAGATGGTGAAACAATGGATGGTCGTGATGAAAATGAACGTTGGGTCTGTCAACATGAAGACAGTTTAATTGCTCCTAGACGGGTTGTTCTGGATATCAATGCCAACCAGTTTGCAGCTGGAAATAGAAATCAAAATGATATCATAAATGAACAGAAATGTAGGTAA
- a CDS encoding MurR/RpiR family transcriptional regulator codes for MDFLSNINLKKNTLTKNELKACELILMDLNKVQMYSLTEMSEKIKITKTTILRFCQKMGYSGYTEFRYDCVKYVNSLSNAERVIEDENEKIMNVEKIYMDTIKLLHYTLNDEILTRLANNIKSARKIKCVGEINSEVSCLQLKYALAMYGIDADVLPSSSHVKACDLMINEQDLLVVMSAGAKSEIVKESFELKENNGCQIALITMNPSTSLEEVADLFVLLPSVATLKNKSLLDSVPIYSVFVEILLHYLNEEVQ; via the coding sequence ATGGACTTTTTATCAAATATTAATTTAAAGAAAAATACCTTAACTAAGAATGAATTAAAAGCATGTGAACTGATTTTAATGGACTTAAATAAAGTCCAAATGTATTCATTAACAGAGATGTCAGAGAAAATTAAAATTACGAAAACGACCATTTTAAGGTTTTGTCAGAAAATGGGATATAGTGGTTATACAGAGTTTAGATATGATTGTGTGAAATATGTAAACAGTTTAAGTAATGCTGAAAGAGTTATTGAAGATGAAAATGAAAAAATTATGAATGTTGAAAAGATTTATATGGATACAATTAAACTCTTGCATTATACATTAAATGATGAAATTTTAACGAGATTAGCCAATAATATAAAGTCTGCTAGGAAAATCAAATGTGTTGGTGAAATTAATTCAGAAGTCAGTTGTTTGCAATTAAAATATGCTTTGGCTATGTATGGTATTGATGCAGATGTATTGCCAAGTTCATCACATGTCAAAGCTTGTGATTTAATGATTAATGAACAAGACTTATTGGTCGTTATGTCAGCTGGAGCAAAAAGTGAAATTGTTAAAGAAAGTTTTGAACTTAAAGAAAATAATGGTTGTCAGATTGCTTTAATTACCATGAACCCATCAACTTCATTAGAAGAAGTGGCTGACTTGTTTGTATTACTTCCAAGTGTAGCAACACTTAAGAATAAATCATTATTAGATAGTGTTCCTATTTATTCAGTCTTTGTCGAAATCTTACTTCATTACTTAAATGAAGAGGTTCAATAA
- a CDS encoding UbiD family decarboxylase — protein MSKKKVRDLRSALELLQSIDGQLVETDVEVDPLGELSGVYRHVGAGGTVMRPTQEGPAMIFNHVKGHPGARVAIGLLASRRRVGYLLDCEPQKLGFLLKDSVNNPIKPVVIPHEQAKCQEVKYFADDPDFDIRKLVPAPTNTLEDAGPYITLGMCYASSPETGESDVTIHRMCFQSKDEISIFLQPGARHIGYFRELAEAKGEALPISISIGVDPAIEIASCFEAPTTPLGYDELQVAGAIRNEPVELVECLTINERAIANAEYVIEGEILPGKRIREDIHSNTGKAMPEFPGYCGPANPELPIIKVKAVTTRKNPIMQTCIGPSEEHVSMAGIPTEASILTMVDKAMPGKLQNVYCASSGGGKYIAVMQFKKSVPSDEGRQRQAALLAFSAFAELKHVFLVDEDVDPFDMKDVMWAMTTRFQADLDLITIPGVQCHPLDPSNQPEYSAHIRARGVACKAIFDCTVPFDQKARFERAKFMDVDPKCWLPDMLK, from the coding sequence ATGTCAAAGAAAAAAGTGAGAGATTTACGTTCAGCACTAGAGTTATTACAATCTATTGATGGACAACTTGTTGAAACGGATGTAGAAGTCGATCCATTAGGAGAACTTTCAGGAGTTTATCGCCATGTTGGAGCAGGTGGAACAGTGATGCGTCCTACCCAAGAAGGACCGGCTATGATTTTCAATCATGTGAAAGGTCATCCTGGTGCTAGAGTCGCAATCGGATTGCTTGCGAGTCGAAGAAGAGTAGGATATTTATTGGATTGTGAACCGCAGAAGTTAGGATTTTTATTAAAGGATTCAGTGAATAATCCTATCAAACCAGTTGTTATACCTCATGAACAAGCCAAGTGTCAGGAAGTGAAATATTTTGCAGATGACCCTGATTTTGATATTAGGAAATTAGTGCCAGCACCGACAAATACGTTAGAAGATGCAGGGCCTTATATCACTCTAGGAATGTGTTATGCATCTTCTCCTGAAACAGGAGAATCAGATGTGACAATACATCGTATGTGTTTTCAATCCAAAGATGAAATTTCAATTTTTTTACAACCTGGTGCCCGTCATATTGGATATTTTAGAGAATTAGCAGAAGCCAAAGGTGAGGCATTACCGATTTCCATTAGCATTGGTGTTGATCCAGCTATTGAAATAGCATCATGTTTTGAAGCGCCTACAACTCCTTTGGGTTATGATGAATTACAAGTGGCAGGTGCAATAAGAAATGAACCAGTTGAACTTGTTGAATGTTTAACGATTAACGAAAGAGCAATTGCGAATGCTGAGTATGTGATTGAAGGAGAAATCTTACCTGGAAAACGTATTCGTGAGGATATTCATTCCAATACGGGAAAAGCTATGCCAGAATTTCCTGGTTATTGTGGACCGGCAAATCCAGAATTACCTATTATTAAAGTCAAAGCTGTGACAACCAGAAAAAATCCAATCATGCAAACATGTATTGGACCAAGTGAAGAACATGTTTCTATGGCAGGAATTCCAACCGAAGCGAGTATTTTAACGATGGTAGATAAAGCCATGCCAGGAAAACTGCAAAATGTTTATTGTGCTTCTAGTGGTGGTGGGAAATATATTGCAGTCATGCAGTTTAAAAAATCAGTTCCTTCTGATGAAGGACGTCAAAGACAAGCCGCATTATTAGCATTTAGTGCTTTTGCAGAATTAAAACATGTTTTCTTAGTTGATGAAGATGTGGATCCATTTGATATGAAAGATGTGATGTGGGCAATGACGACACGTTTCCAAGCTGATCTTGATCTGATTACAATTCCAGGTGTACAATGTCATCCATTAGATCCATCTAATCAGCCAGAATATTCTGCTCATATCAGAGCCCGTGGCGTTGCTTGTAAAGCTATATTTGATTGTACTGTTCCATTTGATCAAAAAGCGCGTTTTGAAAGAGCAAAGTTTATGGATGTTGATCCAAAATGCTGGTTACCAGATATGTTGAAATAA
- a CDS encoding IS110 family transposase produces the protein MKLVGIDIAKYEHAAFIMEASTGESLCDPFFFKNNKEGFKKLYTELNKYSKNELLIGMEDTGHYNFAIESSLLAEGYKVALINPITTKSLRKASLKSVKSDKEDALLITKALLDKAYYRIISIQDEKLKEAKELTRYRTQLTLEMNRKKNVLQRHIDIVFPEFNTLFNNEYTITYLNILRKYSDAYTIAHTDIRSLRKCFKYCNSFSAEELKELASNSVGIHDVSISFIIQSVISSIDLINSQIEELDKKIEELAITQASSITSIPGISIITGTSILAELGDISKYSNAGKVIKFAGVNPYISESGKFSADKTAITKKGSKYLRTTLYRVIIPVIRHNPAFNNYYHLKRNQGKGHLCALGHCVRKLLRIIYHLETNNLSFDINSLK, from the coding sequence ATGAAACTTGTTGGCATTGACATCGCCAAATATGAACACGCTGCTTTTATCATGGAGGCTTCTACTGGCGAATCTTTATGTGATCCTTTTTTCTTCAAAAACAATAAAGAAGGTTTTAAAAAACTCTATACGGAACTTAATAAATATTCAAAAAACGAACTCTTAATCGGTATGGAAGATACAGGGCACTATAACTTCGCCATTGAAAGTAGTTTATTGGCTGAAGGCTATAAAGTAGCTCTTATTAACCCTATTACTACTAAAAGCCTTAGAAAAGCTTCTTTAAAATCCGTTAAAAGTGATAAAGAAGATGCCCTATTAATTACGAAAGCGCTTTTAGACAAAGCCTACTATCGTATCATCTCTATTCAAGATGAGAAATTAAAGGAAGCGAAAGAATTAACTCGCTATCGTACACAACTAACCCTTGAAATGAATCGTAAAAAGAATGTTCTTCAACGACATATTGACATTGTTTTTCCTGAATTTAATACATTATTTAATAACGAATACACCATTACTTATTTAAACATTTTAAGAAAATATAGTGACGCTTATACAATTGCTCATACAGACATTCGTTCTTTAAGAAAATGTTTTAAATATTGTAACTCCTTTAGTGCGGAAGAATTAAAAGAATTAGCTTCTAATTCTGTTGGCATTCATGATGTTTCTATTTCTTTTATCATTCAATCGGTTATTTCCAGTATTGATTTAATCAACTCTCAAATTGAAGAATTAGATAAAAAAATAGAAGAACTCGCCATCACACAAGCTTCTTCTATCACATCAATACCAGGAATATCAATTATTACTGGTACTTCTATTTTAGCTGAACTTGGTGATATAAGTAAATACTCAAATGCAGGAAAAGTAATTAAATTTGCAGGTGTAAATCCTTATATAAGTGAATCTGGCAAATTTTCAGCTGATAAAACAGCCATAACCAAGAAAGGTTCCAAATATCTAAGAACAACACTTTATAGAGTCATTATTCCTGTAATTCGTCATAACCCTGCATTCAATAATTACTATCATTTAAAACGAAATCAAGGTAAAGGGCACCTCTGTGCTTTAGGTCATTGTGTAAGAAAACTTTTGAGGATTATTTATCATCTCGAAACAAACAATCTATCTTTCGATATAAATTCACTCAAATAG
- a CDS encoding ABC transporter permease, translating into MRNPLHKTLKKEFKQNIARYLSIMIILVVMISAVSGFLTVAYGYKDALKENQISSHVEDGQFIVTNKMNQKTIDEIQKKSLQIYENFYSEQDIKEDTTLRLFKNRDYVNQATLHTGRLPENDQEIALDRLFALKNNYEVGTTIRIDHYSVTIVGLISVPDYSALIEKSNDLMMDPIHFGIGIVDDKSFDYYSESNINYQYSYINTTSLSEKQNYDQLNDIKDICQKNGYQISQMLTAEMNQCISFLPNDMGSDIPMIQTLLYIMVVILAFIFVVISQTIIEEQAPVIGTLLSNGYTKREIVHHYMMLPMLISLTASLIGNIIGYTLFPPVFSNMYNNSYCLPPLTIHFMLEAFLSTTVIPFVFMMVVLYIMLNYKLRISPLRLLRRDLRQHKKRKYIYLKNKSFIKRFQKRIIIQNKGTYVMLFFGIFFASFIFIFGFMMTPSIDHYLENVERSIHADYQYILKAPIEIKDAEKATVTTLETNYHQADLDLDVTFYGISEKSQYYQLDLPSQKNHIIMSYDLGHKLNLQEGDSVRFTNPYTEKNYDLIVDRINEDKGVLAAFMSQELCNELLSEDHNYFNAYLSNRKLNINEQYILSTITKDDMTKIGEQMTTTFAQLIPIMTSVSLVIYFVVIYILTKLVLDRNTLYMSFLKVMGYENKEIKKIYLQATTPIVVISLFISLPLCIIGLNQLLLFAFMQFAGYMEAYIPYYLYGMVFIVGLTTYYIVNFVLTKQIQRIDLGESLKDME; encoded by the coding sequence ATGAGAAATCCACTCCATAAGACTCTCAAAAAGGAGTTTAAACAAAATATTGCAAGATATTTATCAATTATGATTATTCTAGTTGTGATGATTAGTGCTGTTTCAGGATTCTTAACAGTTGCTTATGGTTACAAAGATGCTTTAAAAGAGAATCAGATATCAAGTCATGTTGAAGATGGACAATTCATTGTTACAAATAAAATGAATCAGAAAACAATTGATGAAATTCAAAAAAAGTCTTTACAAATCTATGAGAATTTCTATAGTGAACAAGACATCAAGGAAGACACAACGCTCCGTTTATTTAAAAATCGTGACTATGTCAATCAAGCCACTCTTCATACTGGGCGTTTACCAGAAAATGATCAAGAAATAGCACTTGATAGATTATTTGCATTAAAGAATAACTATGAAGTGGGGACAACCATTCGGATTGACCACTACAGTGTTACAATTGTGGGATTGATTTCTGTCCCTGATTATAGTGCATTAATTGAAAAAAGTAATGATTTAATGATGGATCCTATCCATTTTGGTATAGGTATTGTTGATGATAAAAGTTTTGACTACTATAGTGAATCAAATATCAATTACCAATATAGCTATATCAATACAACATCACTTAGTGAAAAGCAGAATTATGATCAGTTAAATGATATTAAAGACATATGTCAGAAAAATGGTTATCAAATCTCACAAATGTTGACAGCTGAAATGAATCAATGTATTTCATTTTTACCCAATGATATGGGCAGTGATATTCCAATGATTCAAACATTACTTTATATTATGGTTGTCATTCTAGCTTTTATCTTTGTAGTGATTAGTCAGACAATTATTGAAGAACAGGCACCAGTCATAGGAACATTATTATCTAATGGTTATACCAAAAGAGAAATCGTTCATCATTATATGATGTTACCAATGCTCATTTCACTTACAGCAAGCCTTATAGGGAATATTATTGGATATACATTATTTCCACCAGTATTTTCAAATATGTACAATAATAGTTATTGTTTACCACCATTAACTATACATTTTATGTTGGAAGCATTTCTTTCAACAACTGTCATACCTTTTGTCTTTATGATGGTCGTTTTGTATATAATGCTCAATTATAAACTTCGTATATCACCTTTACGATTATTAAGGAGAGATTTACGTCAACATAAAAAGAGAAAATATATATATCTTAAAAACAAATCATTTATAAAACGTTTTCAAAAACGTATTATCATTCAAAATAAAGGAACTTATGTGATGCTGTTCTTTGGTATTTTCTTTGCGAGTTTTATCTTTATCTTTGGTTTTATGATGACACCTTCAATTGATCATTACCTTGAAAATGTGGAAAGGAGTATACATGCTGATTATCAATATATTTTAAAGGCACCAATAGAAATTAAGGATGCTGAAAAGGCAACAGTGACAACTTTAGAAACCAATTATCATCAAGCAGATTTAGATCTAGATGTGACATTTTATGGAATAAGTGAAAAAAGTCAATATTATCAACTTGATTTACCAAGCCAAAAGAATCATATAATTATGAGTTATGATTTAGGTCATAAATTGAATCTTCAAGAGGGTGACAGTGTTCGTTTTACAAATCCTTATACAGAAAAGAATTATGATTTGATTGTTGATAGAATCAATGAAGATAAAGGCGTTCTTGCTGCTTTCATGTCACAAGAGTTATGTAATGAGCTTTTAAGTGAAGATCATAATTATTTTAATGCTTATCTTTCTAATCGAAAATTAAATATAAATGAACAGTATATTTTATCAACAATAACAAAAGATGATATGACAAAGATTGGGGAACAGATGACAACAACCTTTGCTCAATTGATTCCTATTATGACAAGTGTTTCATTGGTTATATATTTTGTTGTCATTTATATTTTAACCAAGCTTGTTTTAGACCGTAATACGCTTTATATGTCATTTTTAAAAGTCATGGGTTATGAAAATAAAGAGATTAAGAAGATTTATCTACAGGCAACGACTCCAATTGTAGTGATATCATTATTCATTTCATTACCATTATGTATTATAGGTTTAAATCAATTGTTATTGTTTGCATTTATGCAATTTGCAGGTTATATGGAAGCTTATATTCCTTATTATTTGTATGGGATGGTATTTATTGTAGGATTGACAACTTATTATATTGTTAACTTTGTTTTAACCAAACAAATTCAAAGAATAGATTTAGGTGAATCTTTGAAAGATATGGAATAA
- a CDS encoding LysR family transcriptional regulator: MTIEQLQYFYAVSVHKTFSLAALEMNITQSALSKQIAKLEQELGIFLFDRSHRQITLTHDGQQLLKDAKLILKDYEKMLDHLQTIKEENHNTIKIAMLPIFSHYDLAHKLNDFSKNHPHIHLIIDEVEERDLHHKLDYHDYDIYILRGDYEELHAFQQILLYEDSLVAAISKQHPFSHLQQLSINQLKDEKLLLPPQYTTICNLAIKACQQAGFNPIIHRHGRIETILSAASENNGIALLMKKSLHIFHLNQVHILPFIENIHGDIKLYYSFNSKHKEAIQEFVHTLQPIKYQESSH, encoded by the coding sequence ATGACAATTGAACAATTACAATACTTTTATGCAGTGAGTGTTCATAAAACTTTCTCATTAGCTGCTTTAGAAATGAATATCACTCAATCTGCTTTGTCAAAACAAATTGCTAAGTTAGAACAAGAATTGGGAATTTTCCTTTTTGATCGCAGCCATCGCCAAATCACTCTTACACATGATGGACAACAGTTATTAAAAGATGCAAAACTGATTCTCAAAGATTATGAAAAAATGTTAGATCATTTACAAACAATCAAAGAAGAAAATCATAATACTATTAAAATTGCCATGCTGCCAATCTTTTCACATTACGATTTGGCACATAAATTAAATGATTTCTCTAAAAATCATCCTCATATTCATTTGATTATAGATGAAGTTGAAGAACGAGATTTACATCATAAATTAGATTATCACGATTATGATATTTATATTTTAAGAGGTGATTATGAAGAACTCCATGCTTTTCAGCAAATTTTACTCTATGAAGACAGTTTAGTCGCAGCCATTTCTAAACAACATCCATTTTCCCATCTTCAGCAATTATCTATAAACCAATTAAAGGATGAAAAACTGCTTCTCCCCCCTCAATACACAACTATTTGTAATCTTGCTATCAAGGCATGTCAGCAAGCTGGATTCAATCCCATTATTCATAGACATGGTCGAATTGAAACAATTCTAAGTGCAGCTAGTGAAAATAATGGGATTGCATTGCTCATGAAAAAATCATTACATATTTTCCATCTTAATCAAGTTCACATTCTCCCTTTTATTGAAAATATTCATGGTGATATTAAACTTTATTATTCTTTCAATTCAAAGCACAAAGAAGCCATTCAAGAGTTTGTTCACACTTTACAACCAATAAAGTATCAAGAAAGCAGCCACTAG
- a CDS encoding TIGR04076 family protein — translation MKKWYDEEYEWEIEVIGFLRSDHTERYCRNGEEIGDKYTCTYGCPVNQDGQGICSKVMTVMFPIMEAVRSGGDLKNIGGDSHYSKDIVCPDGCVMFRMTAKKLDNENFYKGKFFE, via the coding sequence ATGAAAAAATGGTATGATGAGGAATATGAATGGGAGATTGAGGTCATTGGGTTCCTTCGTAGTGACCATACAGAGCGATATTGTCGTAATGGTGAAGAGATAGGTGATAAATATACATGTACATATGGCTGTCCAGTTAATCAGGATGGACAAGGCATTTGTTCTAAAGTCATGACAGTGATGTTTCCAATTATGGAAGCAGTCAGAAGTGGTGGTGATTTAAAAAATATTGGTGGAGATAGTCATTATAGCAAAGATATTGTTTGTCCAGATGGTTGTGTTATGTTTAGAATGACAGCTAAGAAACTTGATAATGAAAATTTTTATAAGGGAAAATTTTTTGAATGA
- a CDS encoding DUF554 domain-containing protein, with protein sequence MPIGVIINACSVLFGGIAGALVGHKLSPKFKTEINLIFGVCSMGMGISTIGLMKNMPAVIFAIIIGTAIGLLLHLGDWIQKGATFMQKPIAKVFQNNSDMNEEEFLTQLVTIIVLFCASGTGIYGSLTAGMTGDNSILISKSILDFFTAAIFACNLGYVVSIISIPQFLIFFVLFLCAGLIFPVTSPDMIADFKACGGFLMLATGFRMVKLKNFPIADMIPAMIIVMPLSYIWVTYIMALV encoded by the coding sequence ATGCCTATAGGAGTGATTATTAATGCCTGCTCAGTTCTTTTTGGAGGAATTGCAGGTGCATTAGTGGGACATAAATTAAGTCCAAAATTTAAAACAGAAATAAATCTTATTTTTGGTGTGTGTTCAATGGGCATGGGGATCAGCACGATTGGACTCATGAAAAATATGCCCGCTGTTATTTTTGCAATTATTATCGGAACAGCAATTGGATTATTATTACATTTAGGTGATTGGATTCAAAAGGGTGCAACTTTTATGCAAAAACCAATTGCGAAAGTCTTTCAAAATAATTCAGATATGAATGAAGAAGAATTCTTAACCCAATTGGTGACGATTATTGTTTTATTTTGTGCGAGTGGGACAGGAATATATGGATCTCTAACCGCCGGAATGACTGGCGACAATTCGATCTTGATTTCTAAATCCATCTTAGATTTTTTTACAGCTGCAATTTTTGCATGCAACTTGGGGTATGTTGTTTCTATTATTTCTATTCCACAATTCTTAATTTTCTTTGTTTTATTCTTATGTGCAGGATTGATATTTCCAGTGACATCGCCTGATATGATTGCTGATTTTAAAGCTTGTGGAGGGTTTCTGATGTTAGCAACTGGTTTTAGAATGGTGAAACTGAAAAATTTTCCTATTGCTGATATGATTCCTGCTATGATTATTGTTATGCCATTGAGTTATATTTGGGTGACTTATATTATGGCATTGGTGTAA